One segment of Rhodopirellula baltica SH 1 DNA contains the following:
- the rplT gene encoding 50S ribosomal protein L20 codes for MRTTKGAARRQSKKRLFKRAKGFRGGRGNLTRTVKETLLRSGAFAFRDRRVRKREFRKLWIIRINAAVKQHGLRYSEFIHGLNKAGIQLDRKSLSEMAIHDAAGFKQVCDKVKETLAA; via the coding sequence ATGCGTACGACCAAAGGTGCCGCTCGCCGGCAATCTAAGAAGCGTCTTTTTAAACGAGCCAAAGGTTTTCGCGGTGGCCGCGGGAATCTGACGCGTACCGTCAAAGAAACCCTGCTCCGTTCGGGCGCATTCGCATTCCGCGACCGTCGCGTCCGTAAACGTGAATTCCGCAAGCTGTGGATCATTCGGATCAACGCCGCCGTCAAGCAACACGGATTGCGCTACAGTGAGTTCATCCACGGCCTGAACAAAGCCGGGATCCAACTCGATCGCAAATCGTTGTCGGAAATGGCGATTCATGACGCCGCCGGCTTCAAGCAGGTTTGCGACAAGGTCAAAGAGACTCTGGCAGCTTAA
- the rpmI gene encoding 50S ribosomal protein L35 — MGTKIKTHKGTKKRFRLSAKGKAMHRQSGTSHLAKGLSKKRRRNLRGTTAVAECMEPTIHAALNGHSY; from the coding sequence ATGGGAACCAAAATCAAAACGCACAAAGGGACCAAAAAACGGTTCCGTCTGTCGGCCAAAGGCAAGGCGATGCACCGTCAAAGCGGTACCAGCCACTTGGCCAAGGGTTTGAGCAAAAAACGTCGTCGTAACCTGCGTGGAACCACCGCAGTTGCTGAGTGCATGGAACCAACCATTCACGCAGCTCTGAACGGCCACAGCTACTAA
- the pheS gene encoding phenylalanine--tRNA ligase subunit alpha encodes MSLDQFLTRLDQLQSDADSAFTSASDAAALEEARVTFLGAKKGQLKDIQKMLGGIEKADKPAAGAKLNAVKSAINAAFEDAQQNLSGGDDSGADPTFDPTLPGTRPSLGHIHPITQTISHLTEIMGRMGFEVAEGPEVEDPWHNFVALNIPEDHPARDPLDNFYLATAKDPSGKSSVSAGDEGSQLLRSQTSTVQIRVMKQVEPPIRIISLGRVYRPDAPDATHFPMFHQMEGLLVDTNVTMANLKTVLRVFANNYLGEDVEIRFRPSFFPFTEPSVEVDFLWNGTWIEFGGAGMIDPNVFAAVGYDPEKVSGFAFGLGVERLCMRRHGITDIRDLYSGDLRFLKQF; translated from the coding sequence ATGTCACTCGATCAATTCCTCACCCGGCTGGATCAACTCCAGTCGGACGCTGATTCCGCGTTCACTTCGGCTTCCGATGCGGCAGCGCTCGAGGAAGCTCGCGTGACGTTTTTGGGTGCCAAGAAAGGTCAGCTCAAAGACATTCAAAAAATGCTCGGCGGGATCGAAAAGGCTGACAAGCCTGCCGCCGGCGCGAAGCTGAATGCCGTCAAGTCGGCCATCAACGCTGCGTTCGAAGACGCCCAGCAGAACCTTTCCGGAGGGGATGATTCAGGGGCGGACCCAACCTTCGACCCTACCCTGCCTGGAACTCGGCCGTCGCTCGGGCACATTCACCCGATCACCCAAACGATCAGTCACCTGACTGAGATCATGGGGCGGATGGGATTTGAGGTTGCCGAAGGTCCCGAAGTCGAAGATCCCTGGCACAACTTCGTCGCGTTGAACATCCCGGAAGATCACCCCGCTCGTGATCCACTGGACAACTTCTATCTGGCGACCGCGAAAGATCCGTCGGGCAAAAGCTCAGTGAGTGCCGGTGATGAAGGCTCTCAGTTGCTGCGGAGCCAAACCAGCACGGTTCAGATTCGCGTGATGAAACAGGTTGAGCCGCCGATCCGAATCATTTCGCTCGGACGTGTCTATCGACCCGACGCACCGGACGCGACGCACTTTCCGATGTTCCATCAGATGGAAGGGTTGCTGGTCGACACGAACGTGACGATGGCCAACTTGAAGACCGTCCTGCGTGTTTTCGCGAACAACTATCTTGGCGAAGACGTTGAGATTCGCTTCCGCCCATCGTTCTTCCCGTTCACCGAACCCAGCGTCGAAGTCGACTTCCTGTGGAACGGAACGTGGATTGAATTTGGCGGTGCCGGGATGATCGATCCCAACGTGTTCGCTGCCGTTGGTTATGACCCAGAAAAGGTCAGCGGATTCGCCTTCGGGCTCGGCGTCGAACGCCTGTGCATGCGACGTCACGGAATCACCGACATTCGTGACTTGTACAGCGGCGACTTGCGATTCTTGAAACAGTTTTGA